ACGCGGGGATGCGGGGCCGCGCCCTGGACCTGGCGGCGGCGCGCGGCCCGCAGCAGATCGACTTCACCCGGCGGCTGCTGGCCGACCCCGCCTCCGTACGCGGCTGGGTCCGGCGGCTCTTCGAGGACTGCGACCAGGCGTTCTTCGCCGACACCTGGCGCCGGGTCTCCGTCCAGCTGGTCGCGGACGCCCGGCACAAGACGGAGCTGCTGCGGCGCAAGGGGCTGGCCGACGCGGTCGGGGCGGTGTCGGCCGCCGTGACGCTGGAGGAGGGCGCGGGCCGGATCAACGTCGACAAGCTGTCCGAGGGCCGGACCACCGCCGTCGACCCGGGCGTCGGCCGGGGCCTCACGCTCATCCCGACCAGCTTCGGCTGGCCGCATCTGATGGTGCTGCACGCCCCGGGCTGGCGGCCGGTGATCCACTACCCGGTCCACCTGCCCGACCTGCCGGCGCCCGCCTCCGTGGAACTGCTCCGGCTGCGCCTGGAGGCGCTGGCCCACCCGATGCGGATGCGGCTCTGCCGCAACCTGGCCCGCTCCCCGTACACCACGGGCGAGCTGGCCGACTCCCACGGCATCACCTCGCCCGAGGTCTCCCGCCACCTCTCCATGCTCAAGAAGGCGGGCCTGGTCACGACGCGCCGCCGCGGCCGCTACGTCCTGCACCAGCTGGACCTGACGGTCGTCGCCCGGCTCGGCAGCGACTTCCTGGAGGGCGTCCTGCGCTGAGCCCGTCAGGCTCT
The nucleotide sequence above comes from Streptomyces sp. NBC_01116. Encoded proteins:
- a CDS encoding DUF5937 family protein: MHIDIAGLPADRVVFATSPLAELGLALHALSEPGHHPGLHGWATATATALEPDLADRLLEAEFLWRNTFSDVFMAFAGIRGGDGRTGATLAEDLDLLDRLDDERFVAAALEFTCASHYGAGSPSPLNDAGMRGRALDLAAARGPQQIDFTRRLLADPASVRGWVRRLFEDCDQAFFADTWRRVSVQLVADARHKTELLRRKGLADAVGAVSAAVTLEEGAGRINVDKLSEGRTTAVDPGVGRGLTLIPTSFGWPHLMVLHAPGWRPVIHYPVHLPDLPAPASVELLRLRLEALAHPMRMRLCRNLARSPYTTGELADSHGITSPEVSRHLSMLKKAGLVTTRRRGRYVLHQLDLTVVARLGSDFLEGVLR